A genomic window from Rhodococcus sp. KBS0724 includes:
- a CDS encoding PAC2 family protein, translated as MSPSEFPVTPDGPVDFDDSAAFESPDRPEGDIPVLRDPILVAAFEGWNDAGDAASGAIEHLELIWDAQPLAELDSEDYYDYQVNRPTVRQVDGVTREIVWPATRLSVCSPPGSESDIVLLHGIEPNMRWRSFCEDLLELIDQLNVKTVVILGALLADTPHTRPVPVTGTAYSSESATRFNLEQTRYEGPTGITGVLQDECVRAGVPAISFWAAVPHYVSQPPNPKATVALLQRVEDVLDIEVPLGELPAQSEDWEEAVNEMTADDEEIGEYVRTLEERGDAETDITEAIAKIDGDAIAAEFERYLRRRGPGSFGL; from the coding sequence GTGAGTCCAAGTGAGTTCCCCGTCACTCCCGACGGCCCGGTCGATTTTGATGATTCCGCGGCCTTCGAGAGCCCTGATCGCCCTGAGGGCGATATCCCCGTGCTGCGCGATCCCATTCTCGTGGCAGCCTTCGAAGGCTGGAACGACGCAGGTGACGCTGCCAGTGGCGCCATCGAACACCTCGAACTGATCTGGGACGCCCAACCGCTCGCGGAGCTCGATTCAGAGGACTACTACGACTATCAGGTCAACCGCCCCACCGTTCGGCAAGTCGACGGCGTCACCCGAGAAATCGTGTGGCCTGCCACACGATTGTCCGTCTGCTCGCCGCCCGGCAGCGAGAGCGACATCGTTCTGCTTCACGGCATCGAACCGAACATGCGTTGGCGGAGCTTCTGCGAGGATCTTCTCGAGCTGATCGACCAACTGAACGTCAAAACGGTAGTCATCCTCGGCGCACTTCTCGCGGACACGCCGCACACCCGCCCGGTACCGGTAACCGGAACCGCCTACAGCAGCGAATCAGCGACTCGATTCAACCTCGAGCAGACCCGCTACGAAGGGCCCACCGGAATTACCGGAGTCCTTCAGGACGAGTGTGTCCGCGCCGGCGTGCCAGCCATCTCGTTCTGGGCAGCGGTGCCGCACTACGTGTCTCAACCGCCCAACCCCAAGGCGACGGTGGCGCTCCTGCAGCGAGTCGAAGACGTCCTCGATATCGAGGTACCACTCGGTGAACTGCCCGCTCAATCCGAGGACTGGGAGGAAGCGGTCAACGAAATGACCGCAGACGACGAGGAAATCGGCGAGTACGTACGGACGCTGGAAGAACGCGGTGACGCTGAGACCGATATCACAGAGGCAATCGCCAAGATCGACGGTGACGCGATCGCTGCCGAATTCGAGCGTTACCTACGGCGACGGGGCCCCGGTAGTTTCGGTCTGTGA
- a CDS encoding MFS transporter, which translates to MSNTSLDENTQNPRSLRLRLQLIALYAGGFLGPFGGGVVASVLPEIGDDLGVGASAAASSLTAYLLPFAALMLVSGTLGARWGKVRTVRIAYGVYVAASLACFLAPSLEIFLAARVLQGSANAFTTPLLLASLAAATPQARLGRALGAFGAFQAAGQSSAPLIGGLAAEFDWRLAFLVIAMVAGVLGAVGLPKTTTPPAAAPARLRDALRPEVLRIGVAALLGWGALGGLSFLLAFRFEDEFGLSPTIRGLMLTLFGLAGIIAARRVGILIDRIGARKAVTIGAISGAVLVAVVGLASAIPAIAIAWFIAGIASQFVLVGVNAAVLGSQGPNRGGAVSVVQAMRFGGAALAPLALTPIYDASSIASFLIPAALLAAVAPLIMPRQKPSAETAA; encoded by the coding sequence GTGAGCAACACTTCTCTCGATGAAAACACGCAGAACCCCAGATCTCTTCGCCTTCGCCTTCAACTGATCGCGCTGTACGCCGGCGGGTTTCTCGGCCCGTTCGGCGGCGGCGTGGTGGCGTCCGTTCTCCCCGAGATCGGCGACGATCTGGGGGTCGGGGCATCTGCGGCAGCGTCGTCGCTCACTGCGTACCTCCTGCCGTTTGCGGCATTGATGCTGGTGTCAGGAACCCTCGGCGCACGGTGGGGAAAGGTGCGGACCGTCCGCATCGCGTACGGCGTGTACGTGGCCGCGTCGTTGGCATGTTTCCTGGCTCCGTCGCTGGAGATCTTCCTGGCCGCCCGGGTCCTGCAAGGTAGCGCGAACGCCTTCACGACTCCCCTCCTGCTTGCATCGTTGGCAGCGGCAACGCCACAGGCCCGACTCGGCCGCGCACTGGGCGCCTTCGGTGCGTTTCAGGCCGCCGGCCAGTCGTCCGCTCCCCTGATCGGCGGCCTCGCAGCCGAATTCGATTGGCGCCTCGCATTTCTCGTCATCGCGATGGTTGCCGGAGTTCTGGGCGCCGTCGGCTTGCCCAAAACCACAACACCTCCGGCGGCCGCACCCGCGCGACTCCGCGACGCGCTGCGGCCGGAAGTGCTGCGGATCGGCGTCGCCGCACTCCTCGGCTGGGGCGCACTCGGCGGACTGAGCTTCCTACTGGCATTCCGGTTCGAGGACGAATTCGGGCTCTCGCCCACCATCCGCGGCCTGATGCTGACGCTGTTCGGTCTGGCCGGCATCATCGCCGCCCGACGAGTGGGAATCCTGATCGACCGCATCGGCGCGCGAAAGGCAGTGACCATCGGTGCGATCAGCGGAGCTGTCCTCGTCGCAGTTGTCGGACTCGCGTCCGCCATCCCCGCCATCGCCATCGCCTGGTTTATCGCCGGTATTGCGAGCCAGTTCGTGCTCGTCGGCGTCAATGCAGCGGTGCTCGGCTCACAGGGTCCGAATCGCGGCGGCGCGGTATCCGTTGTGCAGGCAATGCGATTCGGCGGCGCAGCACTCGCTCCCCTGGCCCTCACACCGATTTACGACGCCTCGTCCATCGCGAGTTTCCTGATACCCGCAGCTCTACTGGCTGCCGTGGCTCCCTTGATCATGCCCCGGCAGAAACCGTCAGCGGAGACGGCGGCCTGA
- a CDS encoding helix-turn-helix domain-containing protein, whose product MSESESEPERPIDIFRRSVAIIEENLPATWSLSTQRSPDLSEAPIRLDLRSPDGSIAKFGVYAAHGVLSSDVPGIADRFPTGLTGFVCAKYLSEPVRRQLDAHALSYADATGNVSLTADRPAVWVRGRGADADPWRGPGRPSGQLAGDPSARVVRALADFAPPLAITALVRLAGASTGATYRVVQTLADRELVTRLPRGGIADVNWQKMLREWAQESVAKAPTPHGFHAPDGLEALFDQLRQLSGHIYAGTASVAAAPFARYAPTQRAHFHADNVDQFADALSLRRVETGADVWVTAPLSPSVFDRILTRDGIRIVSPSQAYADLLVGPDADEAAADHLMRWMIENESQWRRAASPAKDRP is encoded by the coding sequence ATGAGTGAATCCGAGTCGGAACCTGAGCGCCCCATCGATATTTTTCGGCGATCCGTCGCGATCATCGAAGAAAATTTGCCCGCCACCTGGTCGCTGTCGACGCAGCGCTCCCCCGACCTGTCGGAGGCGCCTATCCGCCTCGACCTGCGCTCCCCTGACGGGTCGATCGCCAAATTCGGCGTCTACGCCGCACACGGGGTCCTCAGCAGTGACGTTCCCGGCATCGCCGACCGCTTCCCCACCGGGCTGACCGGTTTCGTCTGCGCCAAATACCTGTCCGAACCGGTGCGTCGCCAACTCGACGCCCATGCACTCTCCTACGCCGACGCGACGGGCAACGTCTCGCTGACCGCCGATCGTCCTGCCGTCTGGGTGCGGGGCAGAGGCGCCGACGCCGATCCGTGGCGCGGCCCCGGACGGCCGTCAGGCCAGCTCGCCGGCGATCCCTCGGCGCGAGTCGTGCGGGCGCTCGCCGATTTTGCCCCGCCGTTGGCGATCACCGCTCTGGTTCGCTTGGCCGGCGCATCAACAGGCGCGACGTATCGGGTGGTGCAAACCCTCGCGGATCGCGAATTGGTCACCAGACTCCCCCGCGGCGGTATCGCCGACGTCAACTGGCAGAAAATGCTCCGTGAGTGGGCGCAGGAATCCGTCGCCAAAGCCCCCACACCGCACGGCTTTCACGCTCCGGACGGACTCGAAGCGCTCTTCGATCAACTCCGCCAACTCAGCGGGCATATCTATGCCGGCACGGCATCTGTCGCCGCCGCACCGTTCGCCAGATACGCACCCACTCAGCGGGCACATTTCCACGCCGACAACGTCGACCAGTTTGCCGATGCGTTGAGTCTGCGCCGCGTCGAGACCGGTGCCGATGTGTGGGTCACCGCTCCCCTGTCACCGTCGGTGTTCGATCGCATTCTCACCCGCGACGGCATCCGGATCGTGTCGCCGAGCCAGGCCTACGCCGATCTTCTTGTCGGCCCGGATGCCGACGAAGCGGCGGCCGATCACCTCATGCGCTGGATGATCGAGAACGAATCGCAGTGGCGACGCGCCGCCTCCCCAGCCAAGGATCGACCATAG